ATGTTTGCGCAATCATAAATTGTTACCCAGTTAGTAAGATGATGGATAACCGGTTTATTTAAGCGAACTTTTTCAAGGATTTCATAAATAGTTTTCATTGTTTCCTCTCATTTAACAAATAGACTTAGCAATAAATAAAAAAGATTAGATTTTCTTTTGAAGGTTAATGCTAAATGGTTTTCATTTTTTTACCACAAAGATAGCATTGGGAGCAAAAAGGTTAGGAAGGAAAAATATTTTCCTATTTTCCCCTAAGTAGAAATTATCAAGAATTTGTATTTTCTTTTTCCGGCAATAATCTTTAAAATCTTTAATACTTAAGAATCTTATATTAGGGGTATCATGCCATTCATAAGGAAGATTTTTTGTAATGGGCGCCCTGCCTCTAAAAAAAAGTTTTATTCTGTCAAAGATATATGCAAAATTCGGAAAACCTATTATTACCTTTTTCCCTACCCTAAGACTTTCTTCCAACACATAATCAATCTCAATCATTTCCTGCAAGCTTTGATTTAAAATAATATAGTCAAATGTCTTGTCGGGGTAGCTCTTTAGACCGTCATCAATATCCCCATGAAAAACACTTAAACCTTTTGCTACGCATTTATAAATTTCATTTTCATCCAGTTCTATTCCCTGAACCCGGACATTTTTTGTTTTCTGAAGGTAATTTATAAGGTCTCCCCCTCCGCAGCCCAGATCGAGAATATTTGAACCGGTTTCAATAATATTTGAAATAATTTTATAATCAAGTCTTTCTATTTCATTCATTTTAAGCCCTTAGAACTTTTTTCCGAGATTGAATTAACCTTTTCTAAAAAAGGCCTTATCAAGTTTGTTTCATCGGCTACTTCAAGCAAGAAAGCATCATGGCCGTAAGTAGATCTAATCTCACAATAGGTAACGTCAATTCCCTTCATTTTAAGCTGATGAGCTATTTCCCGGGATTGATAAGAAGGGTAAAGCCAGTCAGATTTAAAAGAAATAACCAAAAAATTCATATCATATTTTTTATTCCATTGAATAAATTTATCACCCGAGACATCAAAATAATCCATAGCTTTAGTAATGT
The Elusimicrobiota bacterium DNA segment above includes these coding regions:
- the metW gene encoding methionine biosynthesis protein MetW; this translates as MNEIERLDYKIISNIIETGSNILDLGCGGGDLINYLQKTKNVRVQGIELDENEIYKCVAKGLSVFHGDIDDGLKSYPDKTFDYIILNQSLQEMIEIDYVLEESLRVGKKVIIGFPNFAYIFDRIKLFFRGRAPITKNLPYEWHDTPNIRFLSIKDFKDYCRKKKIQILDNFYLGENRKIFFLPNLFAPNAIFVVKK